Part of the Prevotella communis genome is shown below.
GGCCGTTATACTGGTGCCAAGTCCTAATGTTGCAGAAGATCATCAGACCAAGAATGCAATGGCGTTGGTGAAGAATGGCGCTGCCTTGTGCGTCAAGGATAATGAGGCTGCCGAGAAGCTGATTCCAATGGCTGTTGACGTGGTGAATGATGCTGCATTATTGGAGTCATTAAGTGAGAATGTGCTGAAGATGGGCTATCCCAACTCAGCAAAAGTTATAGCTAAAGAAGTATTAAAACTCGCAGGAGCAGAGTAAAATAAGAAAATGGAAGCAAAGGATATAAAAGCTGTATATTTCGTTGGTGCCGGTGGTATAGGTATGAGTGCACTGGTACGTTATTTCATTCATCGTGGCCTGATTGTAGCAGGTTATGATAAAACACCTTCGGATCTGACCCGTCGTCTGGAGAAGGAGGGCGCCTTGATTCATTATGAGGAAAACGTGGATTTGATTCCTCATGCATGTAAGGACAAGGAACATTGCCTGGTGGTTTATACCCCTGCTATCCCGGCAGAGCATCAGGAGTTGTGCTATTTCCGCGAGAATGGTTTTGAAATACAGAAACGTGCGCAGGTGCTGGGTACACTGACCCGTCAGATGAAAGGACTTTGTGTGGCAGGAACTCATGGTAAGACAACAACGTCAAGCATGTGTGCACATATCATGCACCAGAGTCATCTGGATTGTAATGCTTTCCTGGGTGGTATCACCAAAAACTATGGTACCAATTATATTGTCTCTGATTCGGAATATGTGGTGATAGAAGCCGATGAGTTCGACCGTTCTTTCCATTGGCTGTCACCTTGGATGACGGTTATCACATCAACAGATCCTGATCATCTGGATATCTATGGTACAAAGGAGGCTTATCTGGAGAGCTTCCGTCATTACACAGAGTTGATCCAGCCTGGTGGTGCCCTGATTATTCACCGCGACTTGGAGATGAAGGAGCACTTGCAGGATGGTGTGAAGCGTTATGACTATTCTCTTAACGAGGGTGACTTCCATGCTGAGAATATCAAGATAGAGAATGGTGAGATTACGTTCGACTTTATCTCTCCTGTCGAGAATGTGCTGAATGTGCAACTGGGTCAGCCTATTCCTATCAATATTGAAAATGGTATTGCTGCGATGGCAATGGCACAACTCAATGGCTGTACGGCAGAGGAGTTGCGTTATGGTATGCAGACCTATGGAGGAGTAGACCGCCGTTTTGATTTTAAGATCAAGACCGATAAGCTGGTGTTCCTCTCAGACTACGCTCACCATCCCAAAGAAATCTATCAGAGTGCGCGTAGCATTCGTGAACTATATAAAGATCGTCATATCACGGCTATCTTCCAACCCCATCTCTATACACGTACCCGCGATTTCTACCAGGATTTCGCTGATGCGCTGAGTCAGTTGGATGAAGTGATTCTGACAGAGATCTATCCTGCCCGTGAATTGCCTATAGAAGGCGTTACTTCACAGCTGATCTACGATCGACTGGCCCCTGGGGTTAAGAAGCAGCTCATCAACAAGGATGACGTGCTGTCCTTCATTAAGAGCCGTTCGTTCGATGTCCTTATCGTACTTGGTGCTGGTGACCTGGATAACCAGGTTCCACAGATGGCCAAGGTGTTGCAGAGTAATAAAAACTAAAATGCTCTTATCGTGGAATAGTTGATGAACTGGAAGAAAATAGCATTTGGTACCTTGAATATTGTGCTGGGCGTATATCTCGTCCTGGCCATGACGGCGTTTAATAAGCCGGATGCTGGACGTGTGTGCCGGGATATTCGTATCAACATAGAGAAAAGTGTCGTTGAAGGATTCCTCAGTGAGGCCGATATTAAGTTCATGCTCAATCATGATGCTATCAGCCCTATTGGTCAGTCGATGGAGAAGATAAATCTCCGACAGATAGAGGAGACGCTGCAGTCTAAGGAACTGATAGAAGACGTGCAGTGCTATAAAGGGCAGAATGGCTTGGTATGTATCGATGTCCGTCAGCGTATTCCTGTGGTCAGGGTTATGAATGACCAAGGAGAGGACTTTTATGTGGATAATCACGGGAAACCAATGCCTAGTACAGACTATTCCTGTAATC
Proteins encoded:
- the murC gene encoding UDP-N-acetylmuramate--L-alanine ligase, whose amino-acid sequence is MEAKDIKAVYFVGAGGIGMSALVRYFIHRGLIVAGYDKTPSDLTRRLEKEGALIHYEENVDLIPHACKDKEHCLVVYTPAIPAEHQELCYFRENGFEIQKRAQVLGTLTRQMKGLCVAGTHGKTTTSSMCAHIMHQSHLDCNAFLGGITKNYGTNYIVSDSEYVVIEADEFDRSFHWLSPWMTVITSTDPDHLDIYGTKEAYLESFRHYTELIQPGGALIIHRDLEMKEHLQDGVKRYDYSLNEGDFHAENIKIENGEITFDFISPVENVLNVQLGQPIPINIENGIAAMAMAQLNGCTAEELRYGMQTYGGVDRRFDFKIKTDKLVFLSDYAHHPKEIYQSARSIRELYKDRHITAIFQPHLYTRTRDFYQDFADALSQLDEVILTEIYPARELPIEGVTSQLIYDRLAPGVKKQLINKDDVLSFIKSRSFDVLIVLGAGDLDNQVPQMAKVLQSNKN
- a CDS encoding cell division protein FtsQ/DivIB, producing MNWKKIAFGTLNIVLGVYLVLAMTAFNKPDAGRVCRDIRINIEKSVVEGFLSEADIKFMLNHDAISPIGQSMEKINLRQIEETLQSKELIEDVQCYKGQNGLVCIDVRQRIPVVRVMNDQGEDFYVDNHGKPMPSTDYSCNLIIATGRINKLYAEKRLVPMVNVILSKPFWKNQVVQLNVLADGSVEIVPRVGGHIAYIGQPDGVEKKLDRLQKFYRYGLMQAGWNKYSRVSVEFDNQIVCKRK